A single bacterium HR17 DNA region contains:
- the der gene encoding GTPase Der: MPKPVVAIVGKPNVGKSALFNRLVGKRIAIVDETPGVTRDRIAAEVELSGRRVILFDTGGIDPSLEDTLMARVVDQVRIALAQADVIVFLVDGREGPSRTDGEIAEMLRKSGKPIVFAANKVDEPHTPVADFWELRLGEPIPISALHGRNVDRLKAAIVAALPPPPPDETLPPEWTDAVKVAIVGRPNVGKSALLNALLGEERVIVSPIPGTTRDAIDTPFEWRGHKFILIDTAGIRRKAQIKAPLEYYAVVRAFGAIDRCDVAVLVIDGMEGVTRQDARIGGYAHEQGKPTVLVVNKWDVVREKLDEQSATPAQLRRREKLLQKDFAEFLRGELWFLSYAPVIYTSATQGWNVTEVLEKVLWCYQQSRRRITTGVLNRTLRQVIGEHPPPSVKGRQVKVYYAAQVEVTPPTFALFVNDPALMPEHYLRFLEQRLRTIFDWHGTPMRWVVRPSHERKP, from the coding sequence ATGCCGAAGCCCGTCGTCGCAATCGTCGGGAAGCCCAATGTCGGTAAATCGGCGCTGTTCAACCGTTTGGTCGGCAAGCGCATCGCCATCGTGGACGAGACGCCGGGTGTGACCCGTGACCGCATCGCGGCGGAAGTGGAGTTGTCAGGGCGGCGGGTGATTTTGTTTGACACGGGCGGCATCGACCCATCGCTGGAAGACACACTGATGGCACGGGTCGTTGACCAAGTGCGCATCGCCCTTGCGCAAGCCGATGTCATCGTGTTTCTGGTGGATGGACGGGAAGGACCCAGCCGCACCGACGGGGAAATCGCCGAGATGCTCCGCAAATCGGGCAAGCCCATCGTGTTCGCTGCCAACAAGGTGGACGAACCGCACACGCCGGTGGCGGACTTTTGGGAGTTGCGGTTGGGGGAACCGATACCCATCTCGGCGTTGCACGGGCGCAATGTGGACAGGTTGAAAGCCGCCATCGTTGCCGCCTTGCCCCCACCGCCGCCAGATGAGACGCTGCCGCCTGAATGGACTGACGCCGTCAAGGTTGCCATCGTCGGACGCCCCAATGTCGGCAAGTCAGCGCTGCTCAACGCCTTGCTGGGCGAAGAGCGGGTCATCGTCAGCCCCATTCCAGGCACGACCCGCGACGCCATTGACACGCCCTTTGAATGGCGAGGGCACAAATTCATCCTGATTGACACGGCGGGCATTCGGCGCAAAGCGCAAATCAAGGCGCCGCTGGAATACTACGCCGTCGTGCGGGCGTTTGGGGCAATTGACCGCTGCGATGTCGCCGTGTTAGTCATTGACGGCATGGAAGGTGTGACGCGTCAAGACGCCCGCATCGGCGGTTACGCCCACGAACAGGGCAAGCCGACGGTGCTCGTCGTCAACAAGTGGGATGTAGTGCGCGAAAAGTTAGATGAGCAAAGCGCCACACCCGCTCAACTGCGGCGCCGCGAAAAACTGCTGCAAAAGGATTTCGCCGAGTTTCTGCGGGGCGAACTGTGGTTCTTGTCTTACGCCCCCGTCATTTACACCTCAGCGACGCAAGGATGGAATGTGACGGAGGTGCTGGAAAAGGTTCTGTGGTGCTACCAGCAAAGCCGGCGGCGCATCACGACAGGCGTGCTCAACCGGACTTTGCGTCAGGTCATCGGCGAACATCCGCCGCCGTCAGTCAAAGGGCGGCAGGTCAAGGTCTACTATGCAGCGCAGGTAGAGGTAACACCGCCGACCTTTGCGTTGTTTGTCAACGACCCCGCTTTAATGCCGGAGCACTACCTTCGGTTTTTGGAACAACGGCTGCGGACAATTTTTGATTGGCACGGCACGCCCATGCGGTGGGTGGTGCGTCCCAGCCACGAACGGAAACCTTGA
- the hup gene encoding DNA-binding protein HU — MTKAQLVSKVAERTGLTRKQVLQVVDTLFGVITETLSKKRNTEPVNITGFGRFAVRQRPARVVRNPRTGETMRKPASRVPVFRPAKQLKQAVSGS; from the coding sequence ATGACGAAAGCGCAGTTGGTGTCTAAAGTGGCGGAACGGACGGGTCTGACCCGCAAGCAAGTCCTGCAGGTTGTGGACACTTTGTTCGGTGTCATCACGGAAACTCTCTCTAAAAAACGCAACACCGAGCCGGTCAACATCACAGGGTTTGGTCGGTTCGCCGTGCGGCAGCGCCCGGCACGCGTAGTGCGCAATCCCCGCACGGGTGAAACGATGCGCAAGCCGGCGAGTCGCGTTCCTGTCTTCCGCCCCGCAAAACAGTTGAAGCAAGCCGTTTCCGGGTCGTGA
- the cysM gene encoding Cysteine synthase B — MAANWQSSQPIQFGPGVIVAHGGIHLPRPLVTTDNPLDLIGNTPLLRLVKVEEMLGNRRVEIYAKAEWFNPGGSVKDRPALWMVLDGERRGLLTPDKTILDSTSGNTGIAYALIGAVKGYRVKLVVPANASAERKRILAAYGAEVIYSDPLKGSDGAIELARRIYEENPDAYFMPDQYNNPANPQAHYETTGVEVWEQTHGRVTHFVAGIGTSGTLMGTGRRLREFNPDIQIVAVEPDSGFHGIEGLKHMPTAIKPGIYDPDFHDAKISVRTEDAYEAVRWLARECGLLVGQSSGAALVGVIEVAKRLREGVIVTVFPDSGDRYLSTRVWDANTSPCLPNL, encoded by the coding sequence ATGGCTGCCAATTGGCAATCTAGCCAACCGATACAGTTCGGACCAGGTGTCATCGTCGCCCACGGCGGGATTCATTTGCCCCGCCCGCTGGTGACCACGGACAACCCGTTAGATTTGATCGGCAACACGCCGCTGCTACGGTTGGTTAAGGTGGAAGAGATGTTGGGCAACCGACGGGTGGAAATTTATGCCAAAGCCGAATGGTTCAACCCCGGCGGTTCGGTCAAAGACCGTCCCGCTCTGTGGATGGTGTTGGACGGTGAGCGCCGGGGTTTGCTGACGCCTGACAAAACGATTTTGGACAGCACTTCAGGCAACACGGGTATCGCTTACGCCCTCATCGGCGCCGTCAAAGGTTACCGGGTCAAGTTGGTCGTGCCCGCCAACGCCAGCGCCGAACGCAAACGCATCTTGGCGGCTTACGGAGCAGAAGTCATTTATTCCGACCCGCTGAAGGGCTCGGACGGCGCCATTGAGTTGGCGCGGCGCATCTATGAGGAGAACCCGGACGCCTACTTTATGCCTGACCAATACAACAACCCTGCCAACCCGCAAGCCCACTATGAGACAACAGGCGTAGAAGTCTGGGAGCAAACGCACGGGCGCGTCACCCATTTCGTCGCGGGCATCGGCACCAGCGGCACGCTGATGGGCACGGGACGGCGATTGCGCGAATTCAACCCCGACATTCAAATCGTCGCCGTTGAGCCTGACTCAGGTTTTCACGGCATTGAAGGGCTCAAGCACATGCCGACTGCCATCAAACCCGGAATCTACGACCCAGATTTTCACGACGCCAAGATCTCTGTCCGCACCGAGGACGCCTACGAAGCTGTCCGTTGGCTTGCCCGTGAGTGTGGGCTACTGGTCGGTCAATCGTCGGGGGCGGCATTGGTGGGCGTGATTGAGGTGGCGAAGCGGCTGCGGGAGGGCGTTATCGTCACCGTCTTTCCTGACAGCGGCGACCGTTACTTGAGCACGCGGGTCTGGGACGCCAACACTTCACCTTGCTTGCCCAACCTTTAA
- the mec_1 gene encoding CysO-cysteine peptidase: MAVWFAPTAREAMVTHCRTVYPQEGCGILLGEKVGGAWFVARSVPVPNTHPERQRDRFQIDPRDFLRVEREAAQDRLSVIGFFHSHPDVPPYPSPTDAAFAWVNYLTVIVAVYNGRQVRVRSHLFEGEGKGFTELPTFVLLQPPLSGILTELPQDSAVLDLTGEVEPFVTLAVRSALKNRAAGSTMAVRFDCEAALHTLPRFLTADGHTLCALGWDETGAWQLWLKVKK, encoded by the coding sequence ATGGCAGTTTGGTTTGCACCCACCGCTCGCGAGGCGATGGTTACCCATTGCCGCACCGTTTACCCGCAGGAAGGTTGCGGGATTTTGCTGGGCGAGAAAGTCGGTGGCGCATGGTTTGTCGCCCGTAGCGTTCCTGTCCCTAACACACACCCTGAACGCCAGCGCGACCGCTTTCAAATTGACCCGCGCGACTTTTTACGGGTGGAACGAGAGGCAGCGCAAGACAGGTTGAGCGTCATCGGCTTTTTCCACTCGCACCCCGATGTTCCACCTTACCCGTCGCCGACTGATGCCGCCTTCGCGTGGGTGAACTACCTGACGGTCATCGTCGCCGTCTACAATGGACGACAGGTGCGGGTGCGAAGTCACTTGTTTGAGGGCGAAGGAAAAGGGTTCACCGAGTTGCCGACCTTCGTGCTGCTGCAGCCGCCCCTGTCGGGCATTTTGACCGAACTGCCGCAGGACAGCGCCGTGCTGGACTTGACGGGTGAAGTGGAACCGTTTGTCACCCTCGCCGTCCGTTCGGCGTTGAAAAACCGCGCCGCTGGTAGCACGATGGCGGTGCGGTTTGATTGCGAAGCGGCGCTCCACACCTTGCCCCGTTTTTTGACAGCGGACGGGCACACCCTTTGCGCCCTCGGTTGGGACGAAACAGGGGCGTGGCAGTTGTGGCTGAAAGTCAAGAAGTAG
- the rimO gene encoding Ribosomal protein S12 methylthiotransferase RimO codes for MGRSLIRCAVVSLGCPKNLVDSERMLGWLAERGFALTPDVESAEVIIVNTCGFLQAAVNESLAHLRRLARLKRTGNCRMLIAAGCLVSRFPELVRRRVPEVDACLGVLELDRIAEVVAQKLGVRLRRQAVLAEPPYAPRIVSTPHWYAYLKIAEGCDRTCTFCAIPAIRGRQRSRPMDELEAEAHALVEQGVRELILIAQDTTRYGVDLYGKPMLPELVRRLAHLDGIKWLRLLYCYPTAVSDRLIAAMAESESVARYIDIPLQHSHPDILRAMQRGGDAEFYARLIERLRAAMPDIAIRTTFIVGFPGETERHFEHLSEFVRAMRFDRLGVFVFSPESGTPAAQMPHQVPREIAEERRSRLLTLQQEIARQRNERFVGRELEVVLERFDRRHHRYEARSQYEAPEIDGTVFVASRAPRDGQLGAFVRVTVVKADIYDLHAVLAETAGERGQANGRRFERVAGSGV; via the coding sequence ATGGGGCGTTCACTCATCCGTTGTGCGGTCGTTTCGCTGGGTTGTCCCAAAAACTTGGTGGACAGTGAGCGGATGCTCGGCTGGTTGGCGGAAAGAGGGTTTGCGTTGACGCCCGATGTGGAAAGCGCCGAGGTCATCATCGTCAATACCTGCGGCTTTCTGCAAGCGGCGGTCAACGAGTCGTTGGCACATTTGCGCCGCTTAGCGCGGCTCAAGCGCACGGGCAATTGTCGCATGTTGATTGCCGCAGGGTGCCTCGTCTCGCGCTTTCCTGAATTGGTGCGCCGGCGCGTGCCTGAAGTGGATGCGTGTTTGGGTGTTTTGGAATTGGACCGCATCGCCGAAGTCGTCGCTCAAAAATTGGGCGTTCGGTTGCGGCGTCAAGCGGTGCTGGCAGAGCCCCCCTACGCGCCCCGAATCGTCAGCACGCCCCACTGGTATGCCTACCTGAAAATCGCCGAAGGCTGCGACCGCACTTGCACCTTTTGCGCTATCCCCGCCATTCGCGGTAGGCAACGCAGTCGCCCGATGGACGAACTGGAAGCAGAAGCCCACGCGTTGGTGGAACAGGGCGTGCGGGAGTTGATTTTGATTGCCCAAGACACGACCCGCTACGGCGTGGACTTGTATGGCAAACCGATGTTGCCTGAATTGGTGCGCCGCCTCGCGCACCTTGACGGGATCAAATGGCTGCGGTTGCTTTACTGCTACCCGACAGCGGTATCCGACCGCTTGATAGCGGCGATGGCGGAAAGCGAGTCTGTCGCCCGCTACATTGACATCCCATTGCAACACAGTCATCCCGACATCCTGCGGGCGATGCAACGGGGCGGCGATGCGGAGTTTTACGCCCGTTTGATTGAACGCTTAAGGGCAGCGATGCCTGACATCGCGATCCGCACGACTTTCATCGTCGGCTTTCCCGGCGAGACAGAGCGGCATTTTGAGCACCTGTCGGAGTTTGTGCGGGCGATGCGATTTGACCGTTTGGGGGTGTTCGTCTTTTCGCCCGAAAGCGGGACGCCCGCTGCCCAGATGCCCCATCAGGTGCCGCGCGAAATCGCTGAGGAACGCCGCAGCCGGCTGCTAACTTTGCAGCAAGAGATTGCGCGCCAGCGTAACGAGCGGTTTGTCGGGCGGGAGTTGGAAGTCGTTTTAGAGCGGTTTGACCGCCGCCACCACCGCTACGAAGCGCGGTCGCAATATGAAGCGCCTGAAATTGACGGGACGGTTTTCGTCGCCTCCCGTGCCCCGAGGGACGGGCAACTGGGGGCGTTCGTGCGGGTGACAGTGGTCAAGGCAGACATTTACGATTTGCACGCCGTCTTAGCAGAGACCGCCGGCGAAAGGGGGCAAGCCAATGGCAGAAGGTTTGAACGCGTGGCAGGCAGCGGGGTTTGA
- the murD gene encoding UDP-N-acetylmuramoylalanine--D-glutamate ligase, with amino-acid sequence MPLPSTVAVLGLGLSGCATAEALLRRGVQVIAADEKPLDALSARERVRHLAEQGVELVLGAGAFERLRQWRLPLAIISPGICVHRPDIQALVQAGTELWSEVELGYRLLMCERGEGTFHLIAITGTKGKTTTAYLTAAMLQASGLPTVLAGNVGVPLVCCADEHKGATHFVVEVSSFQLATCHTFRPAIAALTMLSVDHLDWHQSVDEYWNAKAKLFAHQRYGDDWAVLNADDAGSRWMAGKVRTRILWCGKEVMASCVYCTHWVSDDGAILWANLGEGKFPVLRLVEFPLPGEHNKSNLRIAVGTALLAGAAPDRIADAVRDFKGVPHRLEFVAEVNGVRFFNDSAATIPDAAAAATRAFSAPVILIAGGRDKGGRWDSFAAAIKGRVKALIALGEFAERLMDIAHHAGVPTILRASDMDDAVQQAMALAQRGDVVLLSPGCASFDQFANYAQRGEAFKAAVRRLIATSSLNTPDRHG; translated from the coding sequence ATGCCCTTGCCGTCAACGGTTGCCGTCTTGGGCTTGGGACTTTCAGGGTGCGCTACGGCTGAAGCCTTGTTGCGACGGGGCGTTCAAGTCATCGCCGCCGACGAAAAACCGTTGGACGCCCTATCGGCGCGGGAGCGCGTTCGTCACTTGGCAGAACAAGGCGTTGAATTGGTGCTCGGCGCCGGCGCGTTTGAGCGCCTGCGGCAATGGCGCTTGCCCCTCGCCATCATCAGCCCCGGCATTTGCGTCCATCGCCCCGACATTCAAGCCCTCGTGCAAGCGGGCACGGAACTCTGGAGCGAAGTGGAACTGGGCTATCGGTTATTGATGTGCGAGCGGGGCGAGGGCACCTTCCACCTCATCGCCATCACGGGCACGAAGGGCAAAACGACGACAGCCTATTTGACGGCTGCCATGCTGCAAGCGTCTGGGCTGCCGACCGTGTTGGCAGGCAATGTCGGGGTGCCGTTGGTCTGTTGCGCCGACGAGCACAAGGGCGCCACACACTTCGTCGTGGAAGTCAGCAGTTTTCAACTCGCTACTTGCCATACTTTTCGCCCCGCCATCGCTGCCTTAACGATGCTGTCCGTAGACCACTTGGATTGGCACCAAAGCGTGGACGAATACTGGAACGCTAAGGCGAAACTGTTTGCCCATCAGCGCTACGGCGACGATTGGGCGGTGCTCAACGCTGACGATGCCGGCAGCCGTTGGATGGCGGGCAAAGTCAGAACCCGGATTTTGTGGTGCGGCAAGGAGGTGATGGCAAGTTGCGTCTATTGCACCCATTGGGTCAGCGACGACGGCGCCATCCTTTGGGCGAACTTGGGTGAAGGCAAGTTCCCAGTTCTGCGCCTTGTGGAATTTCCGCTGCCTGGCGAGCACAACAAAAGCAACTTGCGCATCGCCGTCGGCACGGCGTTGTTGGCGGGCGCAGCGCCCGACCGAATCGCCGACGCGGTGCGCGACTTTAAAGGTGTGCCCCATCGGTTGGAATTTGTCGCCGAAGTGAACGGTGTGCGGTTTTTCAACGATTCGGCGGCGACGATACCCGATGCCGCTGCTGCCGCCACGCGGGCGTTTTCCGCACCCGTCATCCTGATTGCGGGCGGGCGAGACAAAGGCGGCCGTTGGGACAGCTTTGCGGCAGCCATCAAAGGGCGCGTGAAAGCCCTCATCGCCCTCGGCGAATTTGCCGAACGGCTGATGGACATCGCCCACCATGCAGGCGTTCCCACCATTTTGCGCGCCAGCGATATGGACGACGCGGTGCAACAAGCGATGGCGCTGGCGCAGCGGGGTGATGTCGTTTTGTTGTCGCCAGGGTGCGCCAGTTTTGACCAGTTCGCCAACTACGCTCAGCGAGGCGAGGCGTTCAAAGCCGCCGTCCGTCGCTTGATAGCGACCAGTTCCCTTAACACCCCAGACCGTCACGGCTAA
- the recQ_1 gene encoding ATP-dependent DNA helicase RecQ — MKLKVDGLSKSCPWHHRYAVGAFAADSMVRLLDAPVSNLLSPFHSPLLKRLVRLRRGFTLDITGIADNDAQFAGAVLAKIAQRGFPAPCSAALERFLLRQAQKVGLLRWRELTEAGALIFQAQPNRQDLTALLKACYFAELLLGDEEAEALLDCYRSLCTPPEQEFYDLFYETCPDPRLALFLIPQRLMVTMVRLTRPTEELGTLVADRRVDFAVEIPALNGSDWFRLVVEIDDPSHTNAQKVLDAKRDHTLRSNGWEVWRLSTKMRSGWKEQVRELVKRLRNAITDEIIHAAKVVRTLPKEQQQALMELILLPVAEAQLTVAVARWLHANGTAEIRIANPQKWNLQIVLNGVDECLTHLEALYGLRHFGRPLLVDSESDANAVYFALSSAQAWEQLALETLTVLTPTVAFSDFEDALLEGALPRPVSEEMAKNERALESTLTYFLHQLFRKEGFWEGQVKIISRALQHKPVVGLLPTAGGKSLCYQMASLLQPGFTIVAQPLRSLMWDQQDNLDAIGIHRSTAIMSHAEITPDEEARLKEEGYRAIEKGCAFSSLFHRSVSKFQSSANK, encoded by the coding sequence ATGAAGTTGAAGGTAGATGGGTTAAGTAAATCCTGCCCCTGGCACCATCGCTATGCTGTCGGGGCGTTCGCAGCCGATAGCATGGTGCGCCTTTTAGATGCGCCGGTATCAAACTTGCTATCCCCTTTTCATTCCCCGCTCCTAAAGCGGTTGGTTCGCTTGCGGCGTGGGTTTACTTTGGACATCACGGGTATTGCCGATAACGACGCTCAGTTTGCAGGGGCAGTCTTAGCAAAAATTGCCCAACGGGGATTCCCAGCCCCTTGCAGCGCGGCTTTGGAAAGGTTTTTGCTACGGCAAGCGCAAAAAGTAGGCTTGCTACGATGGAGGGAATTAACTGAAGCAGGAGCACTTATATTTCAGGCGCAACCCAATAGGCAAGACTTAACGGCACTCCTCAAGGCGTGTTATTTTGCCGAATTGCTTCTTGGAGACGAAGAAGCGGAGGCACTGTTAGATTGCTACCGCTCTCTGTGCACACCGCCAGAGCAGGAGTTTTACGATTTGTTTTACGAAACTTGTCCTGACCCACGCCTTGCCCTTTTCCTAATACCGCAACGCCTCATGGTCACAATGGTTCGCCTAACAAGACCGACCGAAGAGTTGGGAACTCTTGTTGCCGATAGGCGAGTTGACTTTGCTGTAGAGATTCCTGCCTTGAACGGCAGCGATTGGTTTCGCCTTGTCGTGGAAATCGATGATCCTTCTCATACAAATGCTCAAAAAGTTTTAGATGCCAAACGAGATCACACACTTAGAAGCAATGGCTGGGAAGTTTGGCGGCTGTCCACAAAGATGAGAAGTGGTTGGAAGGAGCAAGTAAGAGAATTGGTCAAGCGATTGCGCAATGCTATCACTGATGAAATCATCCATGCAGCGAAAGTAGTTCGTACTCTCCCGAAGGAGCAGCAACAGGCGTTAATGGAATTGATTTTGCTTCCCGTTGCTGAAGCGCAATTGACTGTCGCTGTCGCCCGCTGGCTTCACGCTAACGGGACTGCTGAAATCCGTATTGCCAACCCACAAAAGTGGAACTTGCAAATCGTGCTAAACGGCGTTGACGAATGCCTAACGCACTTGGAGGCACTTTATGGCTTGAGGCACTTTGGTAGACCTTTGCTGGTTGATTCGGAATCGGATGCCAATGCGGTTTACTTCGCTTTGTCTTCCGCTCAAGCGTGGGAACAGTTGGCTTTGGAAACTCTAACGGTGCTGACACCGACTGTCGCTTTCAGTGACTTTGAAGACGCCCTTTTAGAAGGCGCTTTGCCTCGTCCCGTCTCTGAAGAGATGGCTAAAAATGAGCGAGCCCTGGAAAGCACTTTGACTTACTTTCTGCATCAACTGTTCCGTAAGGAGGGGTTTTGGGAAGGGCAGGTGAAAATTATCAGTCGGGCATTGCAGCATAAACCTGTGGTTGGGCTGTTACCTACAGCAGGAGGTAAATCTCTTTGTTATCAAATGGCGTCTCTCCTTCAACCCGGCTTCACCATTGTCGCCCAACCCTTGCGCTCCCTCATGTGGGATCAGCAAGACAACCTTGATGCGATAGGCATTCACCGCTCCACTGCTATAATGAGCCATGCGGAAATTACGCCCGATGAAGAGGCGCGTCTTAAGGAAGAAGGTTACCGTGCCATTGAAAAGGGTTGCGCTTTTTCGTCTTTATTTCACCGGAGCGTTTCCAAATTCCAGAGTTCCGCCAACAAGTGA
- the recQ_2 gene encoding ATP-dependent DNA helicase RecQ translates to MKTFIGSYPIPYCIVDEAHCVSEWGHDFRPAYLNLGWLVPQLCEHRGYSPTFIALTGTASPNVLTDILRELGILDPEATVMPENFDRSELDFNVIKVRSEERFDVLKSLFKNLVGYRPGQPMTNLPSGLIFTYFVNDRQIGAAHLRNELKNAFPELSDAIDVYSGEKPYWWFKRSDRDWELWKIKLQQRFKRNEVPIFVCTHSFGMGIDKPDIRFTVHVMLPRSLEEFYQQAGRAGRDRKSSHCYIIFSDDQPELADEVLDPVHVPIERTSELVQEIPRKQQSDALRNTWFLRNSFLGKDSDKRIVGYVWQHLTLNLPTRERDRRQVELPFDFLPNDLVGGEGDLSERKQQALEKAIYRLLAVGAVDDYMKDYTGSKFIVSLIRRPIKKLDERFKEYLSRYATEGEIRRYLPERKPHNYSEAVLIYAHQVVEFVYDRIERRRRRAMWEMLQAARDATRLGIQKFREQLNNYMAESEFTQPVKELTKRILPVEWFDLLRKAEGVDGLVKLFGACRRQLEEFPEHPGLLLLTGFCRLHYGDEGLRDIGDAFLILRRDYPKVNCYEVAQRLIAVTKERFPTKLDKAVEAILNSDSSREMARLCYAEAPPYGSAYTKALFILVSGVLKILGKDGERNE, encoded by the coding sequence GTGAAAACTTTTATCGGCAGTTATCCTATCCCTTACTGCATTGTGGATGAAGCTCACTGCGTTAGTGAATGGGGACATGACTTCCGACCTGCCTATTTGAATTTGGGATGGTTAGTGCCTCAACTGTGTGAGCACCGAGGTTACAGCCCAACCTTTATCGCTTTAACCGGCACCGCCTCCCCAAATGTGCTGACCGACATCCTTCGGGAGTTGGGTATCCTTGACCCTGAGGCAACGGTGATGCCTGAAAACTTTGATAGATCCGAATTGGACTTTAATGTTATAAAGGTTAGGTCTGAAGAGCGATTTGATGTTTTAAAATCGCTTTTCAAAAACCTCGTCGGCTATCGCCCTGGGCAACCAATGACAAATTTGCCCAGCGGTCTGATTTTCACTTACTTTGTCAATGACCGACAAATAGGTGCTGCTCATTTGAGAAACGAGTTAAAAAATGCGTTTCCCGAATTGAGCGACGCCATCGATGTCTATTCTGGCGAAAAGCCTTATTGGTGGTTTAAGCGAAGTGATCGAGATTGGGAATTGTGGAAGATTAAGTTACAACAACGGTTCAAGCGCAACGAAGTTCCTATTTTCGTTTGCACCCACTCGTTTGGAATGGGCATAGACAAGCCTGACATTCGCTTCACTGTCCATGTGATGCTCCCTCGGTCGCTGGAGGAGTTCTATCAACAGGCGGGACGAGCAGGAAGAGACCGTAAAAGTAGCCATTGCTACATCATCTTTTCAGATGACCAACCTGAATTAGCCGACGAGGTTCTTGACCCGGTTCATGTTCCCATTGAGAGAACAAGTGAATTGGTACAAGAGATTCCGCGCAAACAGCAAAGCGATGCCCTCCGCAACACTTGGTTTTTGCGGAACAGTTTCTTGGGCAAGGACAGCGATAAGCGCATTGTGGGTTATGTTTGGCAACACCTAACATTAAACCTACCAACTCGTGAGAGAGACCGAAGACAAGTAGAATTACCTTTTGATTTCCTTCCAAACGACCTTGTGGGAGGCGAGGGTGATTTATCCGAACGCAAGCAACAGGCGTTAGAAAAGGCGATTTATCGCCTGCTTGCCGTCGGTGCTGTGGACGATTACATGAAGGACTACACGGGTAGTAAATTCATCGTTTCTCTCATCCGTCGCCCAATTAAGAAATTGGATGAGCGCTTCAAAGAATACTTGAGCCGCTATGCGACGGAAGGTGAAATCAGGCGATATTTGCCTGAAAGGAAACCACACAATTACAGTGAAGCTGTCCTAATTTACGCCCATCAGGTTGTGGAGTTTGTTTATGACCGGATTGAGCGGCGAAGGCGTAGGGCGATGTGGGAGATGCTGCAGGCTGCCAGGGATGCTACGCGTTTGGGCATCCAAAAGTTTCGTGAACAATTGAACAACTACATGGCAGAATCCGAATTCACACAGCCTGTCAAGGAGTTGACAAAGCGCATTTTGCCAGTGGAGTGGTTTGATTTGCTGAGAAAAGCCGAGGGCGTGGACGGATTGGTCAAGTTGTTTGGGGCTTGCCGAAGGCAGTTGGAAGAGTTTCCAGAACATCCTGGCTTATTGCTCTTAACAGGCTTTTGTCGCCTCCATTACGGCGACGAAGGATTGCGAGATATCGGTGATGCATTCCTTATCTTGCGGAGAGATTATCCCAAAGTCAATTGCTATGAGGTTGCTCAACGCTTAATTGCCGTGACAAAAGAACGCTTTCCTACCAAACTGGACAAAGCAGTGGAAGCGATTTTAAACAGTGACTCTTCACGGGAAATGGCACGCTTATGTTATGCTGAAGCGCCGCCCTACGGTTCTGCATATACCAAAGCGCTCTTCATACTTGTAAGCGGTGTCTTGAAAATTTTGGGAAAGGATGGTGAGCGAAATGAGTGA